One window of Tepidanaerobacter acetatoxydans Re1 genomic DNA carries:
- a CDS encoding glycoside hydrolase family 1 protein → MNYKNLKPFPKDFLWGASTSAYQVEGAWNEDGKGPSVIDMGRYPEGTSDFKVASDHYHRYKEDVALFAEMGLKAYRFSIAWTRIYPNGVGELNQKGIEFYNNLINELLSYNIEPIVTMYHFDLPYAIQQKGGWTNKETIDAFENYAKTLFEHFGDRVKYWLTINEQNMMILHGEAIGVVSSDIKNAQKELYQQNHHMLLAQAKAMKLCHKMCPDAMIGPAPNIASVYPASCNPEDVLAASNLSSIRNWLYLDAAVFGRYNSVAWSYMEEKGYTPIVYENDMDILKAGKPDFIAFNYYSTLTAAKYKDESQSDNSASDQQMEMSEPGVYQGVPNPYLQKTEFGWEMDPVGFRNTLREIYERYNLPLLVTENGLGAYDKLEEGEVINDDYRIDFLRKHIEQARLAITDGVNLIGYCPWSAIDLVSTHQGISKRYGFIYVNRDEFDLKDLRRIRKKSFYWYKDVIKSNGEKL, encoded by the coding sequence ATGAATTACAAAAACTTAAAGCCATTTCCAAAGGACTTCTTATGGGGAGCATCAACTTCGGCATATCAAGTGGAAGGTGCATGGAATGAGGATGGAAAAGGACCGTCTGTCATTGATATGGGAAGATACCCCGAAGGCACATCTGATTTTAAGGTAGCTAGTGATCACTATCATCGATATAAAGAGGATGTAGCTCTATTTGCAGAAATGGGGCTTAAAGCTTATCGGTTTTCTATAGCATGGACACGCATTTATCCAAACGGAGTAGGAGAACTCAATCAAAAAGGCATAGAATTTTACAATAATCTAATCAATGAACTTTTATCATATAATATTGAACCCATTGTAACAATGTATCACTTTGATCTACCTTATGCCATACAGCAAAAAGGCGGCTGGACCAATAAAGAGACAATTGATGCATTTGAGAATTACGCGAAGACTTTATTTGAGCATTTTGGCGATCGTGTAAAATATTGGCTTACAATCAATGAACAGAATATGATGATTTTACATGGAGAGGCAATCGGCGTTGTAAGTTCAGATATAAAGAATGCACAAAAAGAGCTGTATCAGCAAAACCATCATATGCTGCTTGCTCAAGCAAAAGCAATGAAACTGTGCCACAAGATGTGTCCAGACGCTATGATTGGACCGGCGCCAAACATAGCATCTGTTTATCCTGCTAGCTGCAACCCTGAAGATGTATTGGCTGCATCGAATCTTTCATCAATCCGCAACTGGCTGTATTTGGATGCGGCTGTTTTCGGACGCTATAATAGCGTAGCGTGGAGCTATATGGAAGAAAAAGGTTACACACCTATTGTTTATGAAAATGATATGGATATTTTAAAAGCAGGAAAACCTGATTTTATCGCATTTAACTACTATTCTACACTAACTGCAGCTAAGTACAAAGACGAATCGCAAAGTGACAATTCAGCTTCAGATCAGCAGATGGAAATGTCCGAACCCGGAGTATATCAAGGAGTGCCAAATCCTTATTTGCAAAAGACAGAGTTCGGGTGGGAAATGGATCCGGTAGGTTTTAGGAATACACTTCGAGAAATATATGAAAGGTACAACTTACCCCTTCTTGTAACTGAAAATGGTCTTGGAGCTTATGACAAACTGGAAGAAGGAGAAGTAATAAACGATGATTACCGCATCGATTTTTTAAGGAAACATATCGAGCAAGCAAGACTTGCAATTACCGACGGAGTAAATCTTATCGGCTATTGTCCCTGGTCTGCTATTGACCTTGTAAGCACACACCAAGGCATTAGCAAACGTTATGGTTTTATCTATGTAAATAGAGATGAATTTGATTTAAAGGATTTAAGAAGAATAAGGAAGAAGAGTTTTTACTGGTACAAAGATGTTATAAAATCAAACGGAGAGAAGTTATAA
- a CDS encoding chromate transporter, protein MIYLQLFLSFMKIGLFSFGGGYAMIPLIQREIENHGWLSASEFIDIIAIAEMTPGPIAVNSATFVGYKAAGILGGIVATFGVALPSLVLILIVSRYFFKFQDHPLNKMLFYGIRPVIVGLIFSAAVFVAQTAFFKEDIVFNLSYILKNFLCVINFKSMLIFAVSLICLVKFKINPILMIVISGILGVVFAF, encoded by the coding sequence TTGATTTATTTACAGTTGTTTTTATCATTTATGAAAATCGGATTATTTAGTTTCGGCGGCGGCTATGCCATGATACCGCTTATACAAAGGGAAATTGAAAACCATGGGTGGCTTTCTGCCTCAGAATTTATCGATATTATAGCGATAGCCGAAATGACTCCCGGACCGATTGCAGTAAATTCTGCTACTTTTGTGGGATATAAGGCAGCGGGTATATTAGGCGGAATTGTTGCAACTTTTGGCGTTGCGCTGCCGTCTTTAGTGTTGATTTTAATAGTTTCGAGGTATTTTTTTAAATTTCAAGATCACCCTTTAAATAAGATGCTCTTTTACGGTATAAGACCGGTTATTGTCGGGCTCATCTTTTCCGCTGCGGTGTTTGTTGCTCAAACTGCATTTTTTAAAGAAGATATTGTATTTAATTTAAGTTATATATTGAAAAATTTCCTGTGTGTAATTAATTTCAAAAGTATGCTTATATTCGCTGTCTCATTGATATGTCTTGTTAAATTTAAAATAAATCCGATTTTGATGATCGTAATTTCCGGGATTTTAGGGGTTGTCTTTGCTTTTTAG
- a CDS encoding chromate transporter, producing MKNKNRIKLLIELFATFFKIGSFTFGGGYAMIPLIEREVVENKKWVTSDEVIDVFAVAQSMPGAIAINSSTFIGYKIAGKRGAIIATAGVILPSLLIITVIAMFFSKVQDSPIVKAVFSGIRPAIVALILTAAIKVSKTSIVDKIGLVLSVLAVILVVVFDVQAIVVILGGAAVGLGIYYLFPLKAARILNSGGHKD from the coding sequence ATGAAAAACAAGAATAGAATTAAACTACTTATAGAACTTTTTGCGACATTTTTTAAAATAGGGAGCTTTACCTTTGGGGGCGGCTATGCCATGATACCGCTCATAGAACGTGAAGTGGTTGAAAATAAGAAATGGGTTACGTCCGACGAGGTCATCGATGTATTTGCCGTAGCGCAATCAATGCCGGGCGCCATTGCCATCAATTCATCAACATTTATAGGATACAAGATAGCCGGTAAACGAGGAGCAATAATTGCTACTGCCGGTGTTATACTGCCTTCACTTTTAATTATAACTGTAATTGCGATGTTTTTTTCAAAGGTTCAAGACAGTCCTATAGTAAAGGCAGTATTTTCCGGAATCAGGCCGGCTATAGTTGCATTAATATTAACAGCAGCGATAAAGGTTTCAAAGACATCAATTGTTGATAAAATTGGTTTAGTTCTTTCGGTTTTAGCGGTTATTTTGGTTGTCGTATTTGACGTGCAGGCAATAGTTGTGATATTAGGCGGGGCTGCAGTAGGGCTAGGCATCTATTATCTGTTTCCATTAAAAGCGGCAAGAATTCTAAACAGCGGAGGCCATAAAGATTGA
- a CDS encoding ROK family transcriptional regulator, translated as MVNVYDKLMNMKDQSKLLLGLIQKNGPVTRNQIMDATGMKLTTLKRFMQPLLDEGFIIEVGIDKSTGGRPPTLYDVNPKGSYVIGIDISRTYTETVITNLKMGIIDLHRFEPPHDPTDTVNQISLYVKDALSRLGIAKSLVLGAGIGTVGPLDRKKGVILNPANFPSNSWINVPIRDMFKEKLSLPIVIDNGANAAVLAEHLFGIGKGIDNISYFHCGVGIRTGAISSGNIVRAINEYEDAFGHMVVDIKGEPCYCKNRGCIETMCSIPSITKKFKKLLEQRYSSSDDESKSLDRIDYLYICNAAEQGDKLAEEVILNAATIFGIGLANYINLINPQLVILSGPLVKNSSLFYDTCVAIALQRKYIKNHKISFSREGYFKEHAISIGAAALLVEEILSMPKYISGINMEV; from the coding sequence ATGGTAAATGTCTATGATAAACTAATGAATATGAAAGACCAAAGTAAGCTGCTTCTTGGTCTCATTCAAAAAAATGGACCGGTTACCAGAAATCAGATTATGGATGCTACCGGCATGAAGTTAACTACTTTAAAACGGTTCATGCAGCCGCTTTTGGATGAAGGATTTATCATTGAGGTAGGTATTGATAAATCTACTGGTGGCAGACCTCCCACCTTATATGATGTAAACCCAAAAGGCTCTTATGTAATCGGTATCGATATTTCGCGAACTTATACCGAGACTGTCATAACAAATCTAAAGATGGGTATTATCGATTTGCATCGTTTTGAACCGCCGCATGATCCGACAGATACTGTCAATCAAATATCTTTATATGTCAAAGATGCATTGAGCAGATTGGGTATAGCAAAATCCTTGGTGCTAGGAGCAGGAATAGGCACGGTAGGACCTCTTGATCGTAAGAAAGGTGTTATACTTAACCCGGCAAATTTTCCATCAAATTCTTGGATTAATGTGCCTATCAGAGATATGTTCAAGGAAAAATTGAGCCTTCCAATCGTAATCGATAATGGTGCAAATGCTGCGGTTTTAGCCGAGCATTTATTCGGGATAGGCAAGGGTATAGATAACATATCATATTTTCACTGTGGTGTCGGCATTCGGACAGGTGCTATTTCTTCAGGGAATATCGTAAGGGCTATCAATGAATATGAAGATGCTTTTGGGCATATGGTTGTAGATATTAAAGGTGAACCATGTTACTGCAAAAATCGCGGCTGTATTGAAACAATGTGCTCAATACCTTCTATTACTAAGAAATTTAAAAAGCTGCTAGAGCAAAGATATTCTTCATCTGATGATGAAAGCAAGTCTTTGGATAGAATTGATTATTTGTATATCTGCAATGCTGCAGAGCAGGGCGATAAGCTCGCCGAGGAAGTAATTTTAAATGCTGCCACAATTTTCGGCATAGGTCTTGCCAATTATATTAATTTAATAAACCCCCAGTTAGTCATTCTAAGCGGTCCTTTGGTAAAAAATTCATCGTTATTTTATGATACATGTGTTGCAATTGCATTACAACGAAAATATATCAAAAACCATAAGATTTCCTTTAGTAGAGAAGGGTATTTTAAGGAACATGCTATATCAATAGGTGCAGCTGCACTGTTAGTTGAGGAAATTTTAAGTATGCCAAAATACATAAGCGGAATAAATATGGAGGTTTAA
- a CDS encoding anaerobic sulfatase maturase — MTENISIMIKPASSKCNLKCSYCFYHSVAEKRRVSDYGFMKYETLEEIVKKAINFSNGGRCSINFQGGEPTLIGLDFYKKLIDYANNYNVNGTKISYAIQTNGTIINDEWAQFFKKNNFLVGVSLDGTKEVHNSYRISNDGRSTFNKVMKSISILKKYEVPFNILTVVTPSLCRRITSVYNFFKKNQLSYLQFIPCIEPLNETWGKRQYSLKPEEFGEFLKRLFDLWYEDIMSNEFISIRYFDNILGLFLKYEYEACDMKGVCSCQNIIEADGSVYPCDFYTYDEYKIGNIYKNTFDEIYNSSKTEAFVRSSLNIDTECLNCKYRNICRGGCKRYRAENNLNYFCSAYKEFFDDKLEKFQDIIFYLNKKENRKFGK; from the coding sequence GTGACTGAAAATATTAGTATTATGATTAAACCGGCATCTAGTAAATGTAATCTCAAATGTAGTTATTGCTTCTATCATTCAGTTGCTGAAAAAAGAAGAGTTAGTGACTATGGTTTCATGAAATATGAAACCTTGGAAGAAATAGTAAAAAAGGCTATTAATTTTTCAAATGGAGGAAGGTGCAGCATTAATTTTCAGGGTGGAGAACCTACGTTGATAGGACTAGATTTCTATAAAAAGTTAATAGATTACGCAAATAACTATAATGTAAATGGAACTAAAATATCTTATGCCATCCAGACCAACGGCACAATTATTAACGATGAGTGGGCACAGTTCTTCAAAAAAAATAATTTTTTAGTAGGAGTATCTTTAGACGGTACAAAGGAAGTCCATAACTCGTATAGAATTAGTAATGATGGAAGAAGTACATTCAACAAGGTAATGAAATCGATTTCTATTTTAAAAAAATATGAAGTACCTTTTAATATATTGACTGTTGTTACTCCTTCACTATGCAGGAGAATAACAAGTGTTTACAATTTTTTTAAAAAAAATCAATTATCATACTTACAATTCATTCCTTGTATAGAACCTTTAAATGAAACATGGGGAAAACGTCAATATTCATTAAAACCTGAAGAATTTGGAGAGTTTCTGAAACGTTTGTTTGATTTATGGTATGAGGATATAATGTCAAATGAGTTTATTAGCATTAGATACTTTGATAATATTTTGGGATTATTTTTAAAATATGAATATGAAGCTTGCGACATGAAAGGAGTATGTTCATGCCAAAATATTATAGAAGCAGATGGAAGTGTATATCCATGCGATTTTTACACATATGATGAGTATAAGATCGGCAATATATACAAAAATACTTTCGATGAAATATATAACAGCTCTAAAACAGAAGCATTTGTGAGGAGCTCTCTTAATATTGATACTGAGTGTTTAAATTGTAAGTATAGAAATATATGCCGTGGAGGATGTAAGAGATACAGAGCAGAAAATAATCTTAATTATTTTTGTAGTGCATATAAAGAATTTTTTGATGATAAACTAGAAAAATTTCAGGATATTATATTTTATTTAAACAAGAAAGAGAATCGAAAGTTTGGTAAATAG
- a CDS encoding sulfatase-like hydrolase/transferase: protein MNKKPNLVIFVADEMRADSLRHLGNKASITPNLDNMVEDGVSFRNAYCQNPVCVPSRCSFLTGWYPHTKGHRTMHYLLEEDDPMLLKTLKENGYHVMWIGRNDVIPADKDLSKYCHEYYPGESELTNESMLRYAEWEKSWRGKPGSDNYYSFYAGKTKRENVITDWNCIDEAIEYIHNLPQNNIQPFCLYISLVFPHPPYACEDPWYSMIDRSKIDDIRPVPKDWSNKASMLEKIYEKQNLINWKLDKFKELRATYLAMVSRVDYQFGLIINALKERNLYDDTSIIMFSDHGDYAGDYGIVEKTQNTFEDPSCRVPLIIKPHKDIKVKPRISNALAELVDLPATIADMANIKLAYTQFGKSLLHVLEGGEEHKDAVFCEGGRLRGETQAMEQGHGPESLYWPRLSTQCEEGPAHTKAVMIRVGNFKYIERLYERNELYDIKNDPQELNNLIDQERYKNLVNKMKDRLLRFYIETADFVPIRKDRRY from the coding sequence ATGAATAAAAAGCCGAATTTAGTTATTTTTGTTGCAGACGAGATGCGTGCAGATTCTTTGAGACATCTGGGCAATAAAGCTTCTATAACTCCTAATTTAGACAATATGGTAGAGGATGGGGTGTCTTTCAGGAATGCATATTGTCAGAATCCAGTATGTGTACCTAGTAGATGTAGTTTTCTAACAGGATGGTATCCACATACAAAAGGACATAGGACTATGCATTACTTATTAGAAGAAGACGATCCAATGCTATTAAAAACATTAAAGGAAAATGGATATCATGTAATGTGGATTGGCAGAAATGATGTTATTCCAGCTGATAAAGATTTAAGTAAATATTGTCATGAATATTACCCAGGAGAATCAGAGTTAACCAACGAAAGTATGTTAAGATATGCAGAATGGGAAAAATCGTGGAGAGGCAAACCCGGAAGTGACAATTATTACTCTTTTTATGCGGGCAAGACTAAACGAGAGAATGTAATTACTGATTGGAATTGCATAGATGAAGCCATTGAATATATTCATAATTTACCACAGAATAATATACAACCATTTTGTTTGTATATATCGCTCGTTTTTCCGCATCCGCCATATGCTTGTGAAGATCCTTGGTATAGCATGATTGATCGCAGTAAAATAGATGATATACGTCCAGTTCCTAAAGATTGGTCAAATAAAGCAAGTATGCTGGAAAAAATATATGAAAAACAAAACTTAATAAATTGGAAACTTGATAAATTCAAGGAATTAAGAGCTACTTATCTTGCTATGGTTTCACGTGTGGACTATCAGTTTGGCTTAATTATAAACGCTCTAAAAGAAAGAAATTTATATGATGATACTTCCATTATTATGTTTAGCGATCATGGAGATTATGCGGGAGACTATGGTATTGTCGAAAAAACTCAAAATACGTTTGAAGATCCCAGTTGCCGCGTTCCTTTAATTATTAAGCCTCACAAAGACATTAAAGTAAAGCCGAGAATTAGCAATGCATTAGCAGAATTAGTAGATTTACCAGCCACTATAGCTGATATGGCAAATATAAAGTTAGCATACACTCAATTCGGGAAATCCTTGCTCCACGTGCTCGAAGGTGGTGAAGAGCATAAGGATGCAGTTTTCTGTGAAGGAGGACGACTACGCGGTGAAACCCAAGCAATGGAGCAAGGCCATGGTCCTGAGTCTCTTTATTGGCCGAGACTTAGCACCCAATGTGAAGAAGGACCGGCTCATACGAAAGCAGTTATGATTAGAGTAGGTAATTTTAAATACATTGAGAGGCTTTATGAACGAAACGAATTATACGATATTAAAAATGATCCTCAAGAGTTAAATAATCTAATTGATCAAGAAAGATACAAGAATTTAGTAAATAAAATGAAAGATAGGTTATTAAGATTTTATATAGAAACTGCTGATTTTGTACCCATTAGAAAAGACAGACGGTATTAA
- a CDS encoding PTS sugar transporter subunit IIC — MPDSKKHLQKIQDILQAKVAPIAGAISSQRHISAVKDGLMFTVPLTILGGFALILAQPPVDPNIIKPVNFFYKFLLGWKEWATVNAQTLMIPYNMTIGLLGLFAVVAIAYNLASSYEMNPLSESISALLTFLAVVAPATIVDTNRPSALFISTDYLGAKGIFTAIIIALLTVEISRFLINKNIKIKMPSNVPPMVSAPFESLIPVVTNIILFLTINQAIINTTGMNIPQAIMTLLSPAIKAIDSLGAIILTSVLTNFLWFFGIHGGAVVQSVIQPFTALNFAENAQALAVGESMPHIFAGGFFNTFINIGGSGAALGLALAILIVAKSAQLKSVFKVAIIPVIFGISEPLVFGVPIIMNPYLFIPIVCAPIVNSVITYFVMSLNLVGKIYISFPFTTPGPIAAFLGTMDWKAVILWCILVIIDTIIYIPFVKLYDIDLQKREARIETEMHI, encoded by the coding sequence ATGCCAGACTCTAAAAAGCATCTTCAAAAAATTCAAGATATTCTTCAAGCTAAGGTAGCTCCTATCGCAGGTGCTATCAGCAGCCAAAGACATATATCGGCTGTAAAAGATGGCCTTATGTTTACAGTGCCGTTAACTATTCTTGGAGGCTTTGCTTTGATTTTAGCTCAACCCCCAGTTGATCCTAACATAATCAAGCCCGTCAACTTTTTTTATAAATTTTTATTAGGATGGAAAGAATGGGCCACGGTAAATGCTCAAACATTGATGATACCTTATAATATGACAATAGGCTTATTAGGATTATTTGCAGTTGTTGCGATAGCTTATAATTTAGCCTCAAGTTACGAAATGAATCCATTATCAGAAAGCATCTCTGCTTTGTTAACATTTCTTGCTGTCGTCGCGCCAGCGACAATTGTAGATACAAATAGACCATCTGCATTGTTTATAAGCACTGATTATTTAGGTGCAAAAGGTATTTTTACAGCTATTATTATAGCACTTTTAACAGTAGAAATATCAAGATTTTTAATAAATAAAAATATTAAAATAAAAATGCCTTCGAATGTACCACCTATGGTATCAGCTCCATTTGAATCTTTAATTCCCGTAGTAACGAATATCATTTTATTTTTAACAATTAATCAAGCTATAATTAATACAACAGGCATGAATATACCTCAAGCTATTATGACGTTGCTTTCACCTGCAATAAAGGCAATCGATAGTTTAGGAGCTATAATTTTAACATCTGTCTTAACAAATTTTTTATGGTTTTTTGGTATACATGGAGGAGCAGTTGTTCAAAGCGTTATTCAACCATTTACTGCCTTGAACTTTGCTGAAAATGCTCAAGCTTTGGCCGTTGGTGAATCTATGCCTCACATATTTGCTGGTGGTTTTTTTAATACTTTTATTAATATAGGAGGTTCAGGAGCGGCATTAGGACTAGCATTAGCTATTCTGATAGTGGCAAAATCTGCACAATTAAAATCTGTATTTAAAGTCGCCATAATTCCTGTAATCTTTGGTATAAGCGAACCTTTGGTTTTTGGAGTACCCATTATCATGAATCCTTATCTCTTTATCCCGATTGTATGTGCACCTATTGTAAATTCTGTTATAACTTATTTTGTTATGAGCCTAAATTTAGTTGGAAAGATATATATAAGTTTTCCATTTACAACTCCAGGACCAATTGCGGCTTTCCTTGGCACGATGGATTGGAAGGCAGTTATTTTGTGGTGCATTTTAGTAATAATAGACACTATTATATATATCCCATTTGTAAAGCTCTATGATATTGACTTACAAAAGAGAGAGGCAAGAATAGAGACAGAAATGCATATTTAA
- a CDS encoding PTS sugar transporter subunit IIB, producing MKKITLICAAGMSTSLMVTKMKEEAKKLGVDVEIRATSESKFKQYADDTDILLLGPQVGFLLNKYKQTYEPKGMKVEVIDSIDYGMMNGEKVLKKVLGL from the coding sequence ATGAAAAAAATAACATTGATTTGTGCCGCCGGAATGTCAACAAGCTTAATGGTGACTAAAATGAAAGAGGAGGCAAAAAAACTAGGAGTTGATGTGGAAATAAGAGCAACATCAGAAAGCAAATTTAAACAATATGCTGATGATACTGATATTTTGCTTCTGGGACCCCAGGTGGGCTTTTTACTGAATAAGTACAAACAAACCTATGAACCAAAGGGAATGAAAGTAGAGGTGATAGATAGTATAGACTATGGAATGATGAATGGAGAAAAGGTATTAAAGAAGGTATTGGGATTATAA
- a CDS encoding PTS lactose/cellobiose transporter subunit IIA produces the protein MEYEEIVMKIIVNGGNARSHAMTAIQLAKSGNIEEARREIDMAAEELDKAHDVQTRLIQDEASGKAREVTLLMIHAQDHLMNAMTVKDLAQEFIDVYERQLKLERVLAR, from the coding sequence ATGGAATATGAAGAAATTGTAATGAAAATTATAGTAAATGGAGGCAATGCCAGGTCACATGCCATGACTGCTATTCAGCTTGCAAAGTCCGGCAATATTGAGGAAGCAAGAAGAGAAATTGACATGGCAGCAGAAGAATTAGACAAAGCTCATGATGTTCAAACAAGACTAATTCAGGATGAAGCAAGCGGAAAGGCAAGAGAGGTTACACTTCTCATGATACACGCTCAAGACCATCTTATGAATGCAATGACTGTAAAAGATTTGGCGCAGGAGTTTATCGATGTGTATGAAAGGCAGCTAAAACTTGAACGTGTTTTGGCACGATAG
- a CDS encoding sulfatase yields the protein MRAVIVIFDTLNRCYLPNYGNTWVYAPNFKRLANQCATFENFYAGSMPCMPARRELHTGRYNFPFRGWGPLEPFDFSVFEELKTNGVYTHLITDHDHYFEDGGATYHNRYTTWEAFRGQEGDRWVPQDLAIPNLYLHPLNKKGISVKQHFANRTRMQTEDMMSTVRTINAGVDYLKAHKDTDQFCLQIECFDPHEPFYAPQKYRNIYRCLDEDGIFNWPAYQRINVKENCDEIVKVQKEYAALLSMCDMQLGKILDVIDEQDMWKDTLLIVTTDHGFLLGEHGFIGKNIFPPYEELVHIPFFIHDPRHSWDGKRYNALA from the coding sequence ATGCGTGCTGTTATAGTAATATTTGATACACTTAATAGATGTTATCTCCCCAACTATGGAAACACTTGGGTATATGCACCAAATTTTAAACGTTTAGCTAATCAATGTGCCACTTTTGAAAACTTCTATGCTGGAAGCATGCCATGCATGCCAGCAAGAAGAGAACTGCACACGGGGAGATACAATTTTCCTTTTCGTGGCTGGGGACCACTAGAACCATTCGATTTTTCCGTATTTGAAGAGCTAAAAACAAATGGTGTTTATACACACCTTATCACGGATCATGATCACTATTTCGAGGACGGAGGGGCTACGTACCACAATAGGTACACGACTTGGGAAGCTTTCCGCGGGCAAGAAGGGGATCGATGGGTTCCCCAAGATCTTGCAATACCAAATTTATACCTACATCCTTTGAATAAAAAAGGCATTTCAGTAAAACAGCATTTTGCAAATCGGACACGAATGCAGACGGAAGACATGATGTCGACCGTCAGAACGATTAATGCTGGTGTAGATTACCTGAAAGCACATAAGGATACTGACCAGTTTTGCCTTCAAATCGAATGTTTCGATCCACATGAACCATTTTATGCCCCTCAAAAATATCGTAACATCTACCGTTGTTTAGATGAAGATGGAATCTTTAACTGGCCTGCCTATCAGAGGATTAACGTCAAAGAGAATTGTGATGAAATTGTAAAAGTACAGAAAGAATATGCTGCACTACTTTCCATGTGCGACATGCAACTTGGCAAAATCTTAGACGTTATAGATGAACAGGACATGTGGAAGGATACTTTGCTGATTGTTACTACCGACCATGGTTTTTTGTTAGGTGAACATGGTTTTATCGGAAAGAACATTTTTCCTCCGTACGAAGAGCTTGTACACATTCCTTTTTTTATCCACGATCCACGGCATTCTTGGGATGGAAAGCGGTATAATGCATTGGCTTAA
- a CDS encoding PTS sugar transporter subunit IIC yields the protein MMKTKNFFDKFQAVLARLAEKLDKNRYISAMKNGLTLVVPATIVGGLFLILAQPPVDPEIIAPSNFFFQLLLAWKTWSVKNAAILILPYNLTMGLLGVYAALGIAYVLAKEYEMDPINSALSSVIIFLVASASFDKSGNLIIENLSAAGLFTAIIIGLVSVEVARLMEEKNMTIKLPEQVPPMVAAPFKSLIPLIVNILLFMGINGLLGLVGTSLPNLVSSILKPILRASDSLGIVLFFCFLSRLMWFFGIHGDNVLNAVLIPITTLNLTQNAALVAAGKQPTAILSGNFITLFGAWCMLPALTLVLLTIPKSAHLKAIGKVAVIPDIFNINEPITFGLPVVANVSIVIPYIGIPMINVLIAYIASTAGLIGRVYLSLPFTTPAILQAFLSTMDWRASVLYVILLALDIIIWIPFIKGYDKMLLKEEQKKLTENSTEK from the coding sequence ATGATGAAAACAAAAAACTTTTTTGACAAATTTCAAGCAGTACTTGCTCGACTTGCTGAAAAATTGGATAAAAACAGATATATCAGTGCCATGAAAAATGGACTAACATTAGTTGTTCCTGCTACTATCGTCGGTGGTCTGTTTCTTATTCTGGCCCAGCCACCCGTTGATCCTGAAATCATAGCCCCTTCCAATTTCTTCTTCCAATTATTATTAGCATGGAAAACATGGTCGGTAAAGAATGCAGCCATCTTAATCTTGCCATATAACTTGACTATGGGTCTTTTAGGCGTATATGCCGCCTTAGGAATTGCGTATGTCTTGGCGAAAGAGTATGAAATGGATCCTATAAATTCAGCGTTGTCCAGTGTAATCATTTTTTTGGTTGCATCTGCTTCTTTTGATAAAAGTGGAAATCTTATCATTGAAAATCTTAGCGCAGCGGGATTATTTACCGCGATTATTATTGGTTTAGTATCAGTAGAAGTTGCACGCCTTATGGAAGAAAAAAACATGACAATTAAGCTTCCGGAACAGGTTCCTCCCATGGTAGCTGCCCCATTTAAAAGTTTGATTCCATTAATCGTTAATATTCTGTTGTTTATGGGAATTAACGGATTGTTGGGGCTAGTCGGAACCAGTCTTCCCAATTTAGTTTCCTCAATTTTAAAACCTATTTTAAGGGCTTCGGATTCACTTGGAATCGTTTTGTTTTTTTGCTTTTTGTCACGGCTTATGTGGTTCTTTGGAATTCATGGAGACAATGTTTTGAATGCTGTTTTAATTCCAATCACAACACTTAATCTTACACAGAATGCTGCATTGGTTGCAGCCGGCAAGCAGCCCACGGCAATTTTGTCTGGCAATTTTATTACCCTGTTTGGCGCCTGGTGCATGCTGCCCGCCTTGACACTGGTTCTGTTAACAATTCCCAAATCTGCACACCTGAAAGCTATAGGTAAAGTAGCAGTTATTCCTGATATTTTTAATATTAATGAGCCAATTACGTTTGGACTACCGGTTGTTGCTAATGTTTCTATCGTGATTCCTTACATTGGCATTCCTATGATAAATGTTCTAATTGCCTATATTGCATCTACAGCTGGCTTGATAGGGAGAGTATACTTAAGCCTTCCGTTTACAACTCCTGCAATTCTGCAAGCGTTTCTGTCGACAATGGACTGGAGAGCTTCTGTACTCTATGTAATTCTGTTAGCTTTAGATATTATTATTTGGATTCCTTTTATTAAGGGGTATGATAAGATGCTTCTAAAAGAAGAGCAGAAGAAATTGACTGAGAATAGCACAGAAAAATGA